One stretch of Eretmochelys imbricata isolate rEreImb1 chromosome 1, rEreImb1.hap1, whole genome shotgun sequence DNA includes these proteins:
- the LOC144277853 gene encoding olfactory receptor 52E4-like, with amino-acid sequence MSDSNTTHFNNPSTFILLGIPGMEAAHIWISIPFCTIYTIAVLGNVTILFIVKMEQSLHGPIYYFLCMLAITDLVMSTSTLPKMLNIFWFNTREITFSACLTQMYVLLCFSAMESGILVAMALDRYVAICHPLRHSSILTNSVVAKIGLAVLLRSGIFALPYPFLARGWPYCRTNVIPHTYCEHIAVVNLACADIRISSYYGLFDLFSEIGMDVFFITVSYTQILRAIFRLPTKDARLKTFGTCISHLCAILAFYMPDFFSSLTHRFGHNVPLHFLVLIANMYLLVPPLLHPIIYGVRTKQIRGRLLRLFTPKGT; translated from the coding sequence atgtcagattccaacacaaccCACTTcaacaacccctccaccttcatcctgctgggcattcctggcatGGAGGCAGCCCAcatctggatctccatccccttctgcacaATATACACCATAGCTGTCTTGGGGAACGTCACCATCCTGTTCATTGTAAAGATGGAGCAAAGCCTCCATGGGCCCAtatactatttcctctgcatgctggccatCACTGACCTGGTCATGTCCACATCCACCCTGCCCAAAATGCTGAATATCTTCTGGTTCAATACCAGGGAGATCactttcagtgcctgcctcacccagatgtacgtCCTGCTCTGCTTCTCAGCCATGGAGTCTGGAATCCTCGTGGCCATGGCTTTGGATCGCTAtgtggccatctgccatcccctgagacattccagcATCCTGACAAACTCTGTTGTGGCCAAGATCGGCCTGGCCGTCCTGCTGCGCAGTGGAATATTCGCATTACCCTACCCCTTCCTGGCGAGGgggtggccatattgcagaaccaacgtCATCCCCCACACCTATTGTGAGCACATAGCTGTGGTGAACCTGGCCTGTGCTGACATCCGCATCAGTAGTTACTACGGCCTGTTTGATCTTTTCTCTGAGATTGGAATGGACGTGTTTTTCATCACTGTGTCCTATACTCAGATCCTCCGGGCCATCTTCCgcctccccacaaaggatgcCCGGCTCAAAACTTTTGGGACCTGCATCTCTCACCTTTGTGCCATCTTAGCTTTCTACATGCCGGATTTCTTCTCCTCTCTCACGCACCGGTTTGGCCATAATGTGCCACTGCACTTCCTTGTTCTCATTGCCAATATGTACCTCCTGGTGCCCCCCTTGCTCCACCCCATCATCTACGGGGTGAGGACCAAACAAATCCGGGGCAGGCTGCTCCGGCTCTTTACTCCTAAAGGGACCTAA